A window of Argopecten irradians isolate NY chromosome 14, Ai_NY, whole genome shotgun sequence contains these coding sequences:
- the LOC138306995 gene encoding cyclic AMP receptor-like protein A isoform X2, whose translation MDNSTTVSECPLFPNEPGHCDVLIAIRQTTGALSFVGCTFMIAVIWLFKKYAAFSQRLILYLSIGALLDSIAYLMGGLRPDGPMCDFQAWWMTFFDWTVLLWVCCITFNLYLNVIKMITKESLEWVYHVLCWGLPLLLSCLPFIGNHYGPAGAWCWIADNWHWRVGIWYGPLFLMILCLFVVYIYITYVLTRKASSWQGTYDPDTERHKELMKEDIKPLRAYPCIYLAVSIFPLINRIQNAISPEYPVFPLMVLAALSSPIHGAVNAIVFGLDRETFSRLTPSQIKVAFLKRISRGSGIQEYHHEEEVGGTPY comes from the exons gatGTCTTGATTGCAATTAGACAGACAACAGGTGCTTTATCTTTTGTCGGTTG TACCTTCATGATAGCTGTGATATGGTTGTTTAAGAAATATGCAGCTTTTTCTCAA cGTCTGATCCTGTATTTAAGTATTGGTGCCCTGCTGGACTCCATAGCCTATCTCATG GGTGGACTCAGACCAGACGGACCCATGTGTGACTTCCAGGCATGGTGGATGACATTTTTTG ACTGGACGGTGCTATTATGGGTCTGttgtataacatttaatttataccTCAATGTCATCAAGATGATCACAAAGGAATCGTTAGAATG GGTATATCATGTGCTATGTTGGGGCCTTCCACTGCTTCTGTCTTGTCTACCATTTATAGGAAATCACTACGGCCCGGCCGGAGCTTGGTG CTGGATAGCAGATAATTGGCACTGGAGAGTAGGAAT atgGTACGGCCCTCTTTTCCTGATGATCCTATGTCTGTTTGTTGTCTACATCTACATCACATATGTCCTCACTAGAAAG GCATCGTCATGGCAAGGGACATATGATCCAGACACAGAACGTCACAAAGAACTGATGAAGGAAGACATTAAACCCCTGCGAGCTTACCCCTGTATATATCTAGCTGTATCTATATTTCCACTAATCAACAG AATACAGAATGCTATATCACCAGAGTACCCTGTATTTCCACTGATGGTATTAGCAGCTCTTTCTTCACCTATTCATG gTGCGGTCAATGCTATAGTATTTGGACTAGACAGAGAAACATTCAGTCGCCTGACCCCATCTCAAATCAAA GTAGCCTTCCTGAAGAGGATCAGTCGGGGCTCTGGTATCCAAGAATACCACCACGAAGAAGAAGTCGGTGGCACCCCTTACTGA
- the LOC138306995 gene encoding uncharacterized protein isoform X1 — MDNSTTVSECPLFPNEPGHCDVLIAIRQTTGALSFVGCTFMIAVIWLFKKYAAFSQRLILYLSIGALLDSIAYLMGGLRPDGPMCDFQAWWMTFFDWTVLLWVCCITFNLYLNVIKMITKESLEWVYHVLCWGLPLLLSCLPFIGNHYGPAGAWCWIADNWHWRVGIWYGPLFLMILCLFVVYIYITYVLTRKASSWQGTYDPDTERHKELMKEDIKPLRAYPCIYLAVSIFPLINRIQNAISPEYPVFPLMVLAALSSPIHGAVNAIVFGLDRETFSRLTPSQIKMAFLSHHQAPRVREYPVALYSQDTPSSPLTADPAQSRFSNVSYSRLT; from the exons gatGTCTTGATTGCAATTAGACAGACAACAGGTGCTTTATCTTTTGTCGGTTG TACCTTCATGATAGCTGTGATATGGTTGTTTAAGAAATATGCAGCTTTTTCTCAA cGTCTGATCCTGTATTTAAGTATTGGTGCCCTGCTGGACTCCATAGCCTATCTCATG GGTGGACTCAGACCAGACGGACCCATGTGTGACTTCCAGGCATGGTGGATGACATTTTTTG ACTGGACGGTGCTATTATGGGTCTGttgtataacatttaatttataccTCAATGTCATCAAGATGATCACAAAGGAATCGTTAGAATG GGTATATCATGTGCTATGTTGGGGCCTTCCACTGCTTCTGTCTTGTCTACCATTTATAGGAAATCACTACGGCCCGGCCGGAGCTTGGTG CTGGATAGCAGATAATTGGCACTGGAGAGTAGGAAT atgGTACGGCCCTCTTTTCCTGATGATCCTATGTCTGTTTGTTGTCTACATCTACATCACATATGTCCTCACTAGAAAG GCATCGTCATGGCAAGGGACATATGATCCAGACACAGAACGTCACAAAGAACTGATGAAGGAAGACATTAAACCCCTGCGAGCTTACCCCTGTATATATCTAGCTGTATCTATATTTCCACTAATCAACAG AATACAGAATGCTATATCACCAGAGTACCCTGTATTTCCACTGATGGTATTAGCAGCTCTTTCTTCACCTATTCATG gTGCGGTCAATGCTATAGTATTTGGACTAGACAGAGAAACATTCAGTCGCCTGACCCCATCTCAAATCAAA ATGGCCTTTCTAAGTCACCACCAGGCCCCGAGGGTAAGGGAGTATCCCGTGGCCCTATACTCCCAGGACACGCCCTCCTCCCCTCTGACGGCTGACCCCGCTCAGTCCAGGTTCTCTAACGTCTCATACTCTCGACTGACGTAA